A window of Pyrobaculum aerophilum str. IM2 contains these coding sequences:
- the cutA gene encoding glyceraldehyde dehydrogenase subunit alpha codes for MKYVGRPIPRFEDDVILSGRAQYVDDIVLPGMLYAGFVRSPYAHARVLRVDLSDAAKQKGVVAVFGPEEMGFAPGGKVRYQGEAVAMVVAGDRYLLYDALEKVVVDYEPLPAVLDVFEALRPGAPLVDENLGTNIAHEEVYEGGDVDSAMREAEVKIEERLTIQRVVPAAMEPRGVVAAYDGDMLTIWSSTQVPFDIRKEVAKALDIPLVKVRAVQPFVGGAFGSKLIVYPEEIWVSKAAYLLKRPVKWVATRSEDFKTTTHGRALILDYRVGATRDGRILAIEGTVYADAGAYYWGEGLADTAARMLPGPYDIRNGRVKAVAVLTNKTPLSAYRGAGRPEATFFIERIMDRLADELGIDRVEIRERNLIRQLPYTNVFGITYDTGDYLTTFKQGLERLGYSQLKQWAEEELKRGRVVGVGFSVYVEITTFGYETAILRAERDGTFTLYTALTPHGQGLATALAQIVAEELDVPIESVKVVWGDTALISDGIGTMGSRSITAGGSAAILAARRLKEELLKAARKVLGCDPEYSGGKFSCGGKSATVKDVVRAVYRGEAEAQLTVEAIYHADSTFPFGVHLAVVELDPETGFVKPMLYKSYDDVGVVVNPLLASGQITGGALQGIAQALYEEVVYDESGNLITSNLAFYYVPTAAEAPKYEVYFAESPHRSKHPTGTKGIGEAATIASTPAVIAAVEDAVRRIKPGVRINKTPVTPEFLWRLLR; via the coding sequence ATGAAGTACGTCGGCAGACCGATACCCAGGTTTGAGGACGACGTAATTCTCAGCGGACGGGCGCAGTACGTCGACGACATAGTCCTTCCTGGAATGTTGTACGCGGGATTTGTCCGCTCCCCCTACGCCCACGCCAGAGTCCTTAGGGTTGATCTCTCCGACGCGGCTAAACAAAAGGGAGTTGTGGCGGTGTTCGGGCCGGAGGAGATGGGCTTCGCCCCTGGGGGCAAGGTGAGATACCAGGGAGAGGCCGTGGCCATGGTCGTGGCTGGTGACCGCTATCTTTTATACGACGCGTTAGAGAAGGTAGTAGTGGATTACGAGCCCCTCCCGGCGGTGTTAGACGTCTTTGAGGCCTTGAGGCCAGGAGCGCCGTTGGTAGACGAAAACCTCGGCACTAATATAGCACATGAAGAGGTGTATGAAGGAGGCGATGTTGACAGTGCAATGAGAGAGGCTGAGGTCAAGATAGAGGAGAGGCTTACAATACAACGAGTAGTGCCGGCGGCTATGGAGCCCCGGGGGGTGGTGGCGGCTTATGACGGCGATATGCTGACTATTTGGAGCTCTACCCAAGTGCCTTTTGATATAAGAAAAGAAGTGGCCAAGGCGCTTGACATTCCCCTTGTGAAAGTAAGAGCGGTACAGCCCTTTGTGGGCGGCGCCTTCGGCTCAAAACTGATAGTCTACCCCGAGGAGATATGGGTCTCCAAGGCGGCGTATTTATTGAAAAGGCCTGTGAAGTGGGTTGCAACTAGAAGCGAGGATTTCAAAACGACTACTCACGGCAGGGCGTTAATACTAGATTACAGAGTAGGCGCCACGCGCGACGGGAGGATTTTAGCTATTGAGGGGACTGTATATGCCGACGCAGGGGCTTATTACTGGGGGGAGGGGCTGGCCGATACGGCCGCGAGAATGCTCCCGGGGCCTTACGATATACGCAACGGCAGAGTTAAAGCCGTTGCAGTGTTGACTAATAAAACTCCGCTTAGCGCGTACAGGGGGGCCGGCAGGCCCGAGGCCACGTTTTTTATTGAAAGAATTATGGACCGCCTCGCCGACGAGCTCGGCATAGACAGAGTGGAGATTAGGGAGAGGAATTTAATTCGACAGCTGCCCTATACAAATGTCTTTGGCATTACGTACGACACCGGCGACTACCTCACCACGTTTAAACAAGGGCTAGAGAGGCTGGGCTATTCCCAGCTTAAACAGTGGGCTGAGGAGGAGCTTAAACGCGGACGCGTCGTAGGAGTCGGCTTCTCGGTATACGTAGAGATTACAACATTTGGTTACGAAACGGCAATTCTCAGAGCTGAGAGAGACGGCACTTTCACGTTGTACACGGCCCTCACGCCGCACGGCCAGGGCCTGGCCACTGCCCTGGCTCAAATAGTCGCCGAGGAGTTAGACGTGCCAATTGAGTCTGTTAAAGTCGTCTGGGGGGACACAGCCCTGATATCTGACGGCATTGGGACTATGGGCAGCCGGTCAATAACAGCTGGGGGCTCGGCGGCAATACTTGCGGCCAGGAGGCTGAAAGAGGAGCTTTTAAAAGCGGCGCGGAAAGTGTTGGGGTGCGACCCGGAGTACAGCGGCGGGAAGTTTAGTTGCGGGGGCAAGTCCGCTACAGTTAAAGACGTAGTTAGAGCAGTGTACAGAGGAGAGGCGGAGGCCCAGCTCACTGTAGAGGCTATTTACCACGCAGACTCAACCTTTCCATTCGGCGTGCATTTGGCCGTGGTAGAGCTGGATCCCGAGACCGGCTTTGTCAAGCCCATGCTCTACAAGTCCTATGACGACGTGGGCGTTGTGGTCAATCCGTTACTGGCGTCAGGCCAGATCACCGGCGGCGCGTTGCAGGGAATAGCCCAGGCGCTGTATGAAGAGGTCGTTTACGACGAGAGCGGCAATTTAATTACCTCAAACCTTGCCTTTTATTACGTCCCGACAGCGGCCGAGGCGCCTAAATACGAGGTTTACTTCGCCGAGAGTCCCCACAGATCGAAACACCCAACGGGCACAAAAGGAATAGGCGAGGCAGCGACAATTGCCTCTACGCCGGCCGTCATCGCCGCGGTGGAAGACGCGGTAAGGAGAATAAAGCCGGGGGTTAGGATTAACAAGACGCCGGTAACGCCCGAATTTCTGTGGCGCCTCTTGAGGTGA